The Aphelocoma coerulescens isolate FSJ_1873_10779 chromosome 14, UR_Acoe_1.0, whole genome shotgun sequence genome has a window encoding:
- the ERN2 gene encoding serine/threonine-protein kinase/endoribonuclease IRE2 isoform X1 produces the protein MGGPAAPRPRGLRGALRGLRPLLLPLLLPPLLLLLPPPPAQSLQGGAVAVPESLLFISTLDGNLHAVSKSTGDIKWTLKDDPILQVPVYVAEPAFLPDPNDGSLYILGGKNKEGLMKLPFTIPELVQSSPCRSSDGVLYTGKKQDTWFIVDPKSGEKQTTLSTEAWDGLCPTSPLLYIGRTQYVITMYDTKSRELRWNATFSEYSAPLCEESYHYKMAHLASSGDGLVVTLDKESGEVLWAQNYGSPVVGIYLWHQDSLRRLPHLNLAMETLRYLTFQSQDIHVLKWSYQSVKDFAATKTQLLPALYVGKHATSFYAMTSLVHGSVALVPQGITLARIDGPTTDDVTMRESGECEIMPSTNVKYPQGSITSLHNQWLLIGHHELPPVVHTTMLRAFPENLRKTTETIIPRAPPTRTVFDDFLAPSSPEEPAVRSEGQLQPDPTPGEQVEVYPESGSWDLVLAGVGTALLGGGILALLLTKLQQQHVAQQQQLQEQIQLLQQQQEMLRPGRVSREGVPEEPRELELSQKSASELSQSSSPSAHLKDPANGMVSLEPAVPVAAEDVEPDLVVVGKVSFNPKDVLGHGAGGTFVFRGQFEGRNVAVKRLLPECVHLLDREVQLLRESDEHPHVVRYFCTEKDRQFHYIAIELCSATLQEYVESPSFNRRGLDPVSVLHQTMSGLAHLHSLSIVHRDLKPCNILISVPNRHGQIRAVISDFGLCKKLQGGRQSFSLRSGIPGTEGWIAPEVLQEAPKENPTSAVDIFSAGCIFYYVVSGGQHPFGDSLRRQANILAGSYQLSCLQEEAHDKLVARELIVAMISPEPQHRPSAPVVLVHPFFWSQEKQLQFFQDVSDRVEREPAEGPIVSALELGGRAVVRTNWRMHISLPLQMDLRKFRTYKGGSVRDLLRAMRNKKHHYHELPADVRLALGSVPEGFVQYFTSRFPRLLLHTHRAMRVCAHERTFHSYYCQGLRGDST, from the exons atgggcggccccgccgcgccgcgcccgcgggggctccggggggcgcTCCGGGGGCTCCGGCCGCTGCTCCTGCCGCTGCTCCTGCCgccgctcctgctgctgctcccgccgcccccggcaCAG AGCCTCCAAGGCGGTGCCGTGGCTGTCCCAGAATCACTGCTCTTCATCTCCACACTGGATGGGAACCTCCACGCTGTCAGCAAGAGCACAGGGGACATCAAGTGGACCCTGAAGGATG ATCCCATTCTGCAAGTGCCGGTGTATGTGGCAGA gcCAGCATTCCTTCCAGACCCCAATGATGGCAGCCTGTATATCCTGGGAGGAAAGAATAAAGAAGGCTTGATG AAGCTGCCATTCACTATCCCAGAGCTGGTGCAGTCCTCGCCGTGCCGCAGCTCGGATGGAGTGCTCTACACTG GGAAGAAGCAGGACACCTGGTTCATTGTGGACCCCAAGTCAGGGGAGAAGCAGACCACCCTCTCAACAGAGGCCTGGGATGGTCTGTGCCCAACCAGCCCCTTGCTCTACATTGGACGGACCC AGTACGTCATCACCATGTATGACACCAAGTCACGGGAGCTGCGCTGGAACGCCACCTTCTCTGAGTACTCGGCCCCGCTCTGCGAGGAGTCCTACCACTACA AAATGGCACACTTGGCCTCAAGCGGGGATGGGCTGGTGGTGACCCTGGACAAGGAGAGCGGGGAGGTCCTGTGGGCGCAGAACTACGGCTCACCTGTGGTTGGCATCTACCTGTGGCACCAGGACAGTCTGCGCCGCCTGCCCCACCTCAACCTGGCCATGGAGACCCTGCGCTATCTGACCTTCCAGTCACAGGACATCCATGTCCTCAAGTGGAGCTACCAGTCCGTCAAGGACTTCGCTGCCACCAAGACCCAGCTGCT GCCAGCGCTCTATGTGGGAAAGCACGCGACCAGTTTCTATGCCATGACCTCCCTGGTGCACGGCAGTGTGGCGCTGGTG ccccagggcatCACGCTGGCCAGGATCGACGGCCCCACCACGGACGACGTGACCATGAGGGAGTCCGGGGAGTGTGAGATCATGCCCAGCACCAATGTCAAGTACCCACAGGGCAGCATCACCTCACTTCACAACCAGTGGCTCCTCATAG GGCACCATGAGCTGCCTCCCGTGGTCCACACCACCATGCTGAGAGCCTTCCCAGAGAACCTGAGGAAGACCACAGAAACCATCATCCCCAGGGCTCCTCCCACCAGGACCGTGTTTGATGAT TTCCTGGCCCCGAGCAGCCCAGAGGAGCCAGCTGTCCGCAGCGAGGGGCAGCTCCAGCCAGACCCCACGCCGGGGGAGCAGGTGGAAGTCTATCCCGAATCCGGCTCCTGGGACCTGGTGCTGGCTGGCGtcggcacagctctgctgggcgGGGGAATCCTGGCGCTGCTGCTCACA aaactgcagcagcagcatgtggcacagcagcagcagctgcaggaacagatacagctcctgcagcagcagcaggagatgctgCGCCCGGGGCGAGTCTCCAGGGAGGGCGTCCCTgaggagcccagggagctggagctgagccaGAAAAGTGCATCAGAGCTTTCAcagagctccagcccctcagcccaCCTGAAGGACCCAGCTAATGGGATGGTCAGCCTGGAGCCAGCCGTCCCAGTGGCTGCTGAAG ATGTAGAACCAGACCTGGTTGTAGTTGGAAAAGTTTCTTTTAACCCCAAGGACGTGCTGGGCCATGGAGCTGGAGGAACCTTTGTCTTCAG GGGGCAGTTCGAGGGCCGGAATGTGGCCGTGAAGCGTCTCCTGCCTGAGTGTGTCCACCTGCTTGACCGTGAGGTCCAGCTGCTCCGGGAGTCGGATGAGCACCCCCATGTTGTCCGCTACTTCTGCACTGAGAAGGATCGGCAGTTCCACTACATTGCCATCGAGCTCTGCTCCGCCACGCTGCAGGAG TACGTGGAGAGCCCCAGCTTCAACCGCCGTGGGCTGGACCCAGTGTCTGTGCTGCATCAGACCATGTCCGGGCTGGCCCACCTCCACTCCCTCAGCATTG TCCACCGTGACCTGAAGCCCTGTAACATCCTCATCTCTGTCCCGAATCGCCACGGGCAAATCCGCGCCGTCATCTCTGACTTCGGCCTCTGCAAGAAGCTTCAGGGAGGACGACAAAGCTTCAGCCTCCGCTCCGGGATCCCTGGCACTGAGGGCTGGATCGCGCCCGAGGTGCTGCAGGAGGCCCCGAAGGAGAACCCT ACCAGTGCCGTGGACATTTTCTCAGCCGGGTGCATCTTCTACTATGTGGTGTCGGGGGGACAGCACCCCTTTGGGGACAGCCTGCGGCGCCAGGCCAACATCCTGGCGGGCTCCTACCAGCTGAGCTGCCTGCAGGAGGAGGCTCACG ACAAACTTGTTGCAAGGGAGCTGATTGTGGCGATGATCAGCCCCGAGCCCCAGCACCGGCCCTCGGCCCCTGTAGTGCTTGTGCATCCCTTTTTCTGGAGTCAGGAGAAGCAGCTGCAGTTCTTCCAG GACGTCAGTGACCGTGTGGAGAGGGAGCCGGCTGAGGGGCCCATCGTCTCAGCCCTGGAACTGGGGGGTCGGGCGGTGGTGAGGACCAACTGGAGGATGCACATCTCCCTCCCACTGCAGATGG acCTGAGGAAGTTCCGCACCTACAAGGGTGGGTCAGTGCGTGACCTGCTGCGGGCCATGAGGAACAAG AAGCACCACTACCATGAGCTGCCAGCTGATGTCCGGCTGGCCCTGGGCTCCGTCCCCGAGGGCTTCGTGCAGTACTTCACCTCCCGCTTCCCCCggctgctgctgcacacacacagggccATGCGAGTCTGTGCCCACGAGCGCACCTTCCACTCGTACTACTGCCAGGGGCTGAGGGGCGACAGCACCTGA
- the ERN2 gene encoding serine/threonine-protein kinase/endoribonuclease IRE2 isoform X2, whose amino-acid sequence MGGPAAPRPRGLRGALRGLRPLLLPLLLPPLLLLLPPPPAQSLQGGAVAVPESLLFISTLDGNLHAVSKSTGDIKWTLKDDPILQVPVYVAEPAFLPDPNDGSLYILGGKNKEGLMKLPFTIPELVQSSPCRSSDGVLYTGKKQDTWFIVDPKSGEKQTTLSTEAWDGLCPTSPLLYIGRTQYVITMYDTKSRELRWNATFSEYSAPLCEESYHYKMAHLASSGDGLVVTLDKESGEVLWAQNYGSPVVGIYLWHQDSLRRLPHLNLAMETLRYLTFQSQDIHVLKWSYQSVKDFAATKTQLLPALYVGKHATSFYAMTSLVHGSVALVPQGITLARIDGPTTDDVTMRESGECEIMPSTNVKYPQGSITSLHNQWLLIGHHELPPVVHTTMLRAFPENLRKTTETIIPRAPPTRTVFDDKLQQQHVAQQQQLQEQIQLLQQQQEMLRPGRVSREGVPEEPRELELSQKSASELSQSSSPSAHLKDPANGMVSLEPAVPVAAEDVEPDLVVVGKVSFNPKDVLGHGAGGTFVFRGQFEGRNVAVKRLLPECVHLLDREVQLLRESDEHPHVVRYFCTEKDRQFHYIAIELCSATLQEYVESPSFNRRGLDPVSVLHQTMSGLAHLHSLSIVHRDLKPCNILISVPNRHGQIRAVISDFGLCKKLQGGRQSFSLRSGIPGTEGWIAPEVLQEAPKENPTSAVDIFSAGCIFYYVVSGGQHPFGDSLRRQANILAGSYQLSCLQEEAHDKLVARELIVAMISPEPQHRPSAPVVLVHPFFWSQEKQLQFFQDVSDRVEREPAEGPIVSALELGGRAVVRTNWRMHISLPLQMDLRKFRTYKGGSVRDLLRAMRNKKHHYHELPADVRLALGSVPEGFVQYFTSRFPRLLLHTHRAMRVCAHERTFHSYYCQGLRGDST is encoded by the exons atgggcggccccgccgcgccgcgcccgcgggggctccggggggcgcTCCGGGGGCTCCGGCCGCTGCTCCTGCCGCTGCTCCTGCCgccgctcctgctgctgctcccgccgcccccggcaCAG AGCCTCCAAGGCGGTGCCGTGGCTGTCCCAGAATCACTGCTCTTCATCTCCACACTGGATGGGAACCTCCACGCTGTCAGCAAGAGCACAGGGGACATCAAGTGGACCCTGAAGGATG ATCCCATTCTGCAAGTGCCGGTGTATGTGGCAGA gcCAGCATTCCTTCCAGACCCCAATGATGGCAGCCTGTATATCCTGGGAGGAAAGAATAAAGAAGGCTTGATG AAGCTGCCATTCACTATCCCAGAGCTGGTGCAGTCCTCGCCGTGCCGCAGCTCGGATGGAGTGCTCTACACTG GGAAGAAGCAGGACACCTGGTTCATTGTGGACCCCAAGTCAGGGGAGAAGCAGACCACCCTCTCAACAGAGGCCTGGGATGGTCTGTGCCCAACCAGCCCCTTGCTCTACATTGGACGGACCC AGTACGTCATCACCATGTATGACACCAAGTCACGGGAGCTGCGCTGGAACGCCACCTTCTCTGAGTACTCGGCCCCGCTCTGCGAGGAGTCCTACCACTACA AAATGGCACACTTGGCCTCAAGCGGGGATGGGCTGGTGGTGACCCTGGACAAGGAGAGCGGGGAGGTCCTGTGGGCGCAGAACTACGGCTCACCTGTGGTTGGCATCTACCTGTGGCACCAGGACAGTCTGCGCCGCCTGCCCCACCTCAACCTGGCCATGGAGACCCTGCGCTATCTGACCTTCCAGTCACAGGACATCCATGTCCTCAAGTGGAGCTACCAGTCCGTCAAGGACTTCGCTGCCACCAAGACCCAGCTGCT GCCAGCGCTCTATGTGGGAAAGCACGCGACCAGTTTCTATGCCATGACCTCCCTGGTGCACGGCAGTGTGGCGCTGGTG ccccagggcatCACGCTGGCCAGGATCGACGGCCCCACCACGGACGACGTGACCATGAGGGAGTCCGGGGAGTGTGAGATCATGCCCAGCACCAATGTCAAGTACCCACAGGGCAGCATCACCTCACTTCACAACCAGTGGCTCCTCATAG GGCACCATGAGCTGCCTCCCGTGGTCCACACCACCATGCTGAGAGCCTTCCCAGAGAACCTGAGGAAGACCACAGAAACCATCATCCCCAGGGCTCCTCCCACCAGGACCGTGTTTGATGAT aaactgcagcagcagcatgtggcacagcagcagcagctgcaggaacagatacagctcctgcagcagcagcaggagatgctgCGCCCGGGGCGAGTCTCCAGGGAGGGCGTCCCTgaggagcccagggagctggagctgagccaGAAAAGTGCATCAGAGCTTTCAcagagctccagcccctcagcccaCCTGAAGGACCCAGCTAATGGGATGGTCAGCCTGGAGCCAGCCGTCCCAGTGGCTGCTGAAG ATGTAGAACCAGACCTGGTTGTAGTTGGAAAAGTTTCTTTTAACCCCAAGGACGTGCTGGGCCATGGAGCTGGAGGAACCTTTGTCTTCAG GGGGCAGTTCGAGGGCCGGAATGTGGCCGTGAAGCGTCTCCTGCCTGAGTGTGTCCACCTGCTTGACCGTGAGGTCCAGCTGCTCCGGGAGTCGGATGAGCACCCCCATGTTGTCCGCTACTTCTGCACTGAGAAGGATCGGCAGTTCCACTACATTGCCATCGAGCTCTGCTCCGCCACGCTGCAGGAG TACGTGGAGAGCCCCAGCTTCAACCGCCGTGGGCTGGACCCAGTGTCTGTGCTGCATCAGACCATGTCCGGGCTGGCCCACCTCCACTCCCTCAGCATTG TCCACCGTGACCTGAAGCCCTGTAACATCCTCATCTCTGTCCCGAATCGCCACGGGCAAATCCGCGCCGTCATCTCTGACTTCGGCCTCTGCAAGAAGCTTCAGGGAGGACGACAAAGCTTCAGCCTCCGCTCCGGGATCCCTGGCACTGAGGGCTGGATCGCGCCCGAGGTGCTGCAGGAGGCCCCGAAGGAGAACCCT ACCAGTGCCGTGGACATTTTCTCAGCCGGGTGCATCTTCTACTATGTGGTGTCGGGGGGACAGCACCCCTTTGGGGACAGCCTGCGGCGCCAGGCCAACATCCTGGCGGGCTCCTACCAGCTGAGCTGCCTGCAGGAGGAGGCTCACG ACAAACTTGTTGCAAGGGAGCTGATTGTGGCGATGATCAGCCCCGAGCCCCAGCACCGGCCCTCGGCCCCTGTAGTGCTTGTGCATCCCTTTTTCTGGAGTCAGGAGAAGCAGCTGCAGTTCTTCCAG GACGTCAGTGACCGTGTGGAGAGGGAGCCGGCTGAGGGGCCCATCGTCTCAGCCCTGGAACTGGGGGGTCGGGCGGTGGTGAGGACCAACTGGAGGATGCACATCTCCCTCCCACTGCAGATGG acCTGAGGAAGTTCCGCACCTACAAGGGTGGGTCAGTGCGTGACCTGCTGCGGGCCATGAGGAACAAG AAGCACCACTACCATGAGCTGCCAGCTGATGTCCGGCTGGCCCTGGGCTCCGTCCCCGAGGGCTTCGTGCAGTACTTCACCTCCCGCTTCCCCCggctgctgctgcacacacacagggccATGCGAGTCTGTGCCCACGAGCGCACCTTCCACTCGTACTACTGCCAGGGGCTGAGGGGCGACAGCACCTGA
- the ERN2 gene encoding serine/threonine-protein kinase/endoribonuclease IRE2 isoform X3 produces MGGPAAPRPRGLRGALRGLRPLLLPLLLPPLLLLLPPPPAQSLQGGAVAVPESLLFISTLDGNLHAVSKSTGDIKWTLKDDPILQVPVYVAEPAFLPDPNDGSLYILGGKNKEGLMKLPFTIPELVQSSPCRSSDGVLYTGKKQDTWFIVDPKSGEKQTTLSTEAWDGLCPTSPLLYIGRTQYVITMYDTKSRELRWNATFSEYSAPLCEESYHYKMAHLASSGDGLVVTLDKESGEVLWAQNYGSPVVGIYLWHQDSLRRLPHLNLAMETLRYLTFQSQDIHVLKWSYQSVKDFAATKTQLLPALYVGKHATSFYAMTSLVHGSVALVPQGITLARIDGPTTDDVTMRESGECEIMPSTNVKYPQGSITSLHNQWLLIGHHELPPVVHTTMLRAFPENLRKTTETIIPRAPPTRTVFDDFLAPSSPEEPAVRSEGQLQPDPTPGEQVEVYPESGSWDLVLAGVGTALLGGGILALLLTKLQQQHVAQQQQLQEQIQLLQQQQEMLRPGRVSREGVPEEPRELELSQKSASELSQSSSPSAHLKDPANGMVSLEPAVPVAAEDVEPDLVVVGKVSFNPKDVLGHGAGGTFVFRGQFEGRNVAVKRLLPECVHLLDREVQLLRESDEHPHVVRYFCTEKDRQFHYIAIELCSATLQEYVESPSFNRRGLDPVSVLHQTMSGLAHLHSLSIDQCRGHFLSRVHLLLCGVGGTAPLWGQPAAPGQHPGGLLPAELPAGGGSRQTCCKGADCGDDQPRAPAPALGPCSACASLFLESGEAAAVLPGRQ; encoded by the exons atgggcggccccgccgcgccgcgcccgcgggggctccggggggcgcTCCGGGGGCTCCGGCCGCTGCTCCTGCCGCTGCTCCTGCCgccgctcctgctgctgctcccgccgcccccggcaCAG AGCCTCCAAGGCGGTGCCGTGGCTGTCCCAGAATCACTGCTCTTCATCTCCACACTGGATGGGAACCTCCACGCTGTCAGCAAGAGCACAGGGGACATCAAGTGGACCCTGAAGGATG ATCCCATTCTGCAAGTGCCGGTGTATGTGGCAGA gcCAGCATTCCTTCCAGACCCCAATGATGGCAGCCTGTATATCCTGGGAGGAAAGAATAAAGAAGGCTTGATG AAGCTGCCATTCACTATCCCAGAGCTGGTGCAGTCCTCGCCGTGCCGCAGCTCGGATGGAGTGCTCTACACTG GGAAGAAGCAGGACACCTGGTTCATTGTGGACCCCAAGTCAGGGGAGAAGCAGACCACCCTCTCAACAGAGGCCTGGGATGGTCTGTGCCCAACCAGCCCCTTGCTCTACATTGGACGGACCC AGTACGTCATCACCATGTATGACACCAAGTCACGGGAGCTGCGCTGGAACGCCACCTTCTCTGAGTACTCGGCCCCGCTCTGCGAGGAGTCCTACCACTACA AAATGGCACACTTGGCCTCAAGCGGGGATGGGCTGGTGGTGACCCTGGACAAGGAGAGCGGGGAGGTCCTGTGGGCGCAGAACTACGGCTCACCTGTGGTTGGCATCTACCTGTGGCACCAGGACAGTCTGCGCCGCCTGCCCCACCTCAACCTGGCCATGGAGACCCTGCGCTATCTGACCTTCCAGTCACAGGACATCCATGTCCTCAAGTGGAGCTACCAGTCCGTCAAGGACTTCGCTGCCACCAAGACCCAGCTGCT GCCAGCGCTCTATGTGGGAAAGCACGCGACCAGTTTCTATGCCATGACCTCCCTGGTGCACGGCAGTGTGGCGCTGGTG ccccagggcatCACGCTGGCCAGGATCGACGGCCCCACCACGGACGACGTGACCATGAGGGAGTCCGGGGAGTGTGAGATCATGCCCAGCACCAATGTCAAGTACCCACAGGGCAGCATCACCTCACTTCACAACCAGTGGCTCCTCATAG GGCACCATGAGCTGCCTCCCGTGGTCCACACCACCATGCTGAGAGCCTTCCCAGAGAACCTGAGGAAGACCACAGAAACCATCATCCCCAGGGCTCCTCCCACCAGGACCGTGTTTGATGAT TTCCTGGCCCCGAGCAGCCCAGAGGAGCCAGCTGTCCGCAGCGAGGGGCAGCTCCAGCCAGACCCCACGCCGGGGGAGCAGGTGGAAGTCTATCCCGAATCCGGCTCCTGGGACCTGGTGCTGGCTGGCGtcggcacagctctgctgggcgGGGGAATCCTGGCGCTGCTGCTCACA aaactgcagcagcagcatgtggcacagcagcagcagctgcaggaacagatacagctcctgcagcagcagcaggagatgctgCGCCCGGGGCGAGTCTCCAGGGAGGGCGTCCCTgaggagcccagggagctggagctgagccaGAAAAGTGCATCAGAGCTTTCAcagagctccagcccctcagcccaCCTGAAGGACCCAGCTAATGGGATGGTCAGCCTGGAGCCAGCCGTCCCAGTGGCTGCTGAAG ATGTAGAACCAGACCTGGTTGTAGTTGGAAAAGTTTCTTTTAACCCCAAGGACGTGCTGGGCCATGGAGCTGGAGGAACCTTTGTCTTCAG GGGGCAGTTCGAGGGCCGGAATGTGGCCGTGAAGCGTCTCCTGCCTGAGTGTGTCCACCTGCTTGACCGTGAGGTCCAGCTGCTCCGGGAGTCGGATGAGCACCCCCATGTTGTCCGCTACTTCTGCACTGAGAAGGATCGGCAGTTCCACTACATTGCCATCGAGCTCTGCTCCGCCACGCTGCAGGAG TACGTGGAGAGCCCCAGCTTCAACCGCCGTGGGCTGGACCCAGTGTCTGTGCTGCATCAGACCATGTCCGGGCTGGCCCACCTCCACTCCCTCAGCATTG ACCAGTGCCGTGGACATTTTCTCAGCCGGGTGCATCTTCTACTATGTGGTGTCGGGGGGACAGCACCCCTTTGGGGACAGCCTGCGGCGCCAGGCCAACATCCTGGCGGGCTCCTACCAGCTGAGCTGCCTGCAGGAGGAGGCTCACG ACAAACTTGTTGCAAGGGAGCTGATTGTGGCGATGATCAGCCCCGAGCCCCAGCACCGGCCCTCGGCCCCTGTAGTGCTTGTGCATCCCTTTTTCTGGAGTCAGGAGAAGCAGCTGCAGTTCTTCCAG GACGTCAGTGA
- the PLK1 gene encoding serine/threonine-protein kinase PLK1: MNAAGGKAARPAVRPAARPAAPAEQPRAEPARAAAAAAAVKEVPKVLVDPRTRRSFVRGRFLGKGGFARCYELAEAESREVFAGKVVPKSLLAKPHQKEKMSMEIAIHRSLSHRHIVGFQGFFEDDDFVYVVLELCRRRSLLELHKRRKALSEPEARYYLRQTILGCQYLHSHRVIHRDLKLGNLFLNDDMEVKIGDFGLATKVEYDGERKKTLCGTPNYIAPEVLGKKGHSFEVDIWSIGCIMYTLLVGKPPFETSCLKDTYIRIKKNEYTIPKHINPVAANLIQKMLRSDPATRPTIDELLNDEFFTSGYLPSRLPTSCLTIAPRFSLAPSGMDLGGRKPLTALNKGLDSPAQETLPDKEEAAGLRELGDTVSGHLADMLQQLTAVNAAKPSERVAVRQEEAEDPACNPIFWVSKWVDYSDKYGLGYQLCDNSVGVLFNDSTRLIMYNDGDNLQYIEQNSNESYFTVRSCPSALTKKITLLKYFRNYMSEHLLKAGANITPREGDELARLPYLWNWFRTRSAIILHLSNGTVQINFFQDHTKLILCPLMAAVTYIDEKRDFRTYKLSLIEEHGCCQELARRLRYARIMVEKLFSSRSGSRQTKSAA; this comes from the exons ATGAACGCGGCGGGCGGGaaggcggcgcggccggcggtGAGGCCGGCGGCACGGCCAGCGGCACCGGCGGAGCAGCCCCGCGCGGAGCCggcccgggcggcggcggcggcagcggcggtgAAGGAGGTGCCCAAGGTGCTCGTGGACCCGCGCACCCGGCGCAGCTTCGTGCGCGGGCGGTTCCTGGGCAAGGGCGGCTTCGCTCGGTGCTACGAGCTGGCCGAGGCCGAGAGCCGGGAGGTGTTCGCGGGGAAGGTGGTGCCCAAGTCGCTGCTGGCGAAGCCGCACCAGAAGGAGAAGATGTCCATGGAGATCGCCATCCACCGCAGCCTCTCCCACCGCCACATCGTCGGTTTCCAGGGCTTCTTCGAGGACGATGACTTTGTCTACGTCGTGCTGGAGCTCTGCCGCCGCAGG tcgctgctggagctgcacaaGCGGCGGAAGGCGCTGAGCGAGCCCGAGGCGCGGTACTACCTGCGCCAGACCATCCTGGGCTGCCAGTACCTGCACAGCCACCGCGTCATTCACCGCGACCTCAAGCTGGGCAACCTCTTCCTCAACGACGACATGGAGGTGAAGATCG GTGACTTTGGCCTGGCCACCAAGGTGGAGTACGATGGGGAGCGCAAGAAGACCCTGTGTGGGACTCCCAACTACATCGCCCCAGAGGTGCTGGGCAAGAAGGGGCACAGCTTCGAGGTGGACATCTGGTCCATTGGCTGCATCAT gtacACTCTTCTGGTGGGGAAACCTCCTTTTGAGACTTCTTGTCTAAAGGACACATACATCCGGATCAAGAAGAATGAGTACACCATTCCCAAG CACATCAACCCCGTGGCTGCAAACCTCATCCAGAAGATGCTGAGGTCCGACCCTGCCACACGCCCGACCATCGATGAGCTGCTGAATGACGAGTTCTTCACCTCGGGGTACCTCCCCAGCCGCCTGCCCACCAGCTGCCTCACCATTGCACCCCGCTTCTCCCTGGCTCCCAGTGGGATGGACCTCGGCGGGCGGAAGCCACTGACCGCGCTCAACAAAG GACTAgacagccctgcacaggagaCCTTGCCGGACAAGGAGGAAGCAGCGGGACTGCGGGAGCTGGGGGATACTGTCAGTGGCCACTTGGCTGACATGTTGCAGCAGCTGACTGCAGTCAATGCAGCCAAGCCCTCCGAGAGAGTAGCAGTGAGGCAAG AAGAAGCTGAGGACCCAGCCTGCAATCCCATCTTCTGGGTTAGCAAATGGGTGGACTACTCGGATAAATATGGACTCG GTTACCAGCTCTGTGACAACAGCGTTGGGGTTCTCTTCAATGACTCCACTCGTCTCATCATGTACAACGATGGGGACAACCTCCAGTACATTGAGCAGAACAGCAACGAGTCCTACTTCACCGTGAggtcctgcccctctgccctcacCAAGAAG ATAACACTACTGAAGTACTTCCGGAATTACATGAGTGAGCACTTGCTGAAGGCAGGGGCAAACATCACGCCCCGGGAAGGGGACGAGCTAGCCCGATTGCCCTACCTGTGGAACTGGTTCCGGACCCGCAGTGCCATCATCCTGCACCTCAGCAACGGCACTGTGCAGATCAACTTCTTCCAG GACCACACCAAGCTCATCCTGTGCCCTCTCATGGCTGCTGTCACATACATAGATGAGAAACGGGACTTCCGCACGTACAAGCTGAGCCTCATCGAGGAGCACggctgctgccaggagctggccCGCCGGCTCCGCTATGCCCGCATCATGGTGGAGAAGCTCTTCAGCTCCAGGTCTGGCTCACGCCAGACAAAATCTGCTGCTTAG
- the DCTN5 gene encoding dynactin subunit 5 translates to MELSEMLYNKSEYIETASGNKVSRQSVLCGSQNIVLNGKTIVMNDCIIRGDLANVRVGRHCVVKSRSVIRPPFKKFSKGVAFFPLHIGDHVFIEEDCVVNAAQIGSYVHIGKNCVIGRRCVLKDCCKILDNTVLPPETVVPPFTVFSGCPGLFSGELPECTQELMIDVTKSYYQKFLPLTQVASARA, encoded by the exons ATGGAGCTCAGCGAGATGCTCTACAACAAGTCCGAGTACATCGAGACG GCCTCCGGCAACAAGGTGAGCCGGCAGTCCGTGCTGTGCGGCAGCCAGAACATCGTCCTCAATGGCAAG ACAATAGTTATGAACGACTGCATCATCCGCGGTGACCTGGCGAACGTGCGGGTCGGACGGCACTGCGTGGTGAAGAGTCGCAGCGTCATCAGGCCGCCTTTCAAGAAATTCAGTAAAGG GGTGGCTTTCTTCCCTCTGCACATTGGTGACCATGTCTTCATAGAAGAGGACTGTGTTGTCAACGCGGCCCAGATTGGCTCCTATGTTCACATAGGCAAGAACTGTGTCATT GGACGTAGATGTGTTCTGAAAGACTGCTGCAAAATCTTAGACAACACAGTACTCCCTCCTGAAACCGTAGTCCCACCTTTCACTGTCTTCTCGGGCTGCCCAG GACTCTTCTCTGGGGAGCTCCCGGAATGCACCCAGGAACTCATGATTGACGTTACCAAGAGCTATTACCAGAAGTTCTTGCCACTCACTCAG GTGGCCTCTGCCAGGGCCTAA